In Streptomyces sclerotialus, one genomic interval encodes:
- a CDS encoding WhiB family transcriptional regulator, whose amino-acid sequence MQLQTHTPSVATDLIPPPDSQENSLLPLTELDDEIDRLGAAVPCRTYDPEVFFAESPADVEYAKSLCETCPVREACLAGAKDRREPWGVWGGELFVQGVVVPRKRPRGRPRKNPVAA is encoded by the coding sequence GTGCAACTCCAGACGCACACCCCGTCCGTCGCCACCGACCTGATCCCTCCGCCCGACTCCCAGGAGAACTCCTTGCTGCCCCTCACCGAGCTCGACGACGAGATCGACCGCCTCGGCGCCGCCGTTCCGTGCCGTACCTACGACCCGGAGGTCTTCTTCGCCGAGTCCCCGGCCGACGTCGAGTACGCCAAGTCGCTGTGCGAGACCTGTCCGGTGCGCGAGGCCTGCCTGGCCGGCGCCAAGGACCGCCGCGAGCCGTGGGGGGTCTGGGGCGGTGAGCTCTTCGTCCAGGGCGTCGTCGTCCCCCGGAAGCGCCCGCGTGGCCGTCCGCGCAAGAACCCGGTTGCGGCATGA
- a CDS encoding ABC1 kinase family protein produces MSDLPRKAVVRTAKLAALPLGFAGRTALGLGKRIGGRPAEMIATELQNRTAEQLFATLGQLKGGAMKFGQALSVFESALPEEIAGPYRAALTKLQEAAPPLPSATVHAVLTERLGEGWRELFAEFDDKPSAAASIGQVHRAVWQDGREVAVKVQYPGAGEALLSDLSQLGRLARLLGPLVPGMDLKPLITELRDRVSEELDYGLEAAAQRTYAEEFADDPDVVVPAVVHQGDQVLITEWMEGVPLSEVISGGTPEERNRAGQLLSRFLFSGTARTGLLHADPHPGNFRLLTGHAPDGPPEEWRLGVLDFGTVDRLPDGLPPTIGTSLRMTLDGRAEEVYELLCEEGFVKDSIELEPEAVLDYLLPIIEPAQAEEFTFTRGWMRHQAARIADPRSPAHQLGKQLNLPPSYLLIHRVTLSTIGVLCQLGATVRLRDELTTWLPGFVHPAPVPVPSPAAGPVPARTGRDTGSGAEKKDSVPEGTVEKGTVVRGTAVDGTGEEDTGDIGAEESSA; encoded by the coding sequence ATGTCTGATCTGCCGCGCAAGGCCGTCGTGCGGACGGCCAAGCTCGCCGCCCTCCCCCTGGGCTTCGCCGGTCGCACCGCCCTCGGGCTGGGCAAGCGCATCGGCGGACGGCCGGCGGAGATGATCGCCACCGAGCTCCAGAACCGCACGGCCGAGCAGCTGTTCGCGACGCTGGGCCAGCTCAAGGGCGGGGCCATGAAGTTCGGGCAGGCACTGTCCGTCTTCGAATCGGCACTGCCGGAGGAGATCGCGGGGCCTTATCGCGCCGCGCTGACCAAGCTCCAGGAGGCGGCTCCGCCGCTGCCCTCGGCCACCGTCCATGCGGTCCTCACCGAACGGCTGGGTGAGGGCTGGCGGGAGCTGTTCGCGGAGTTCGACGACAAGCCGTCGGCCGCGGCCTCGATCGGCCAGGTGCACCGGGCGGTGTGGCAGGACGGTCGTGAGGTCGCGGTGAAGGTGCAGTATCCGGGTGCGGGTGAGGCATTGCTCTCCGACCTGTCCCAACTGGGTCGGCTCGCGCGGCTGCTGGGGCCTCTGGTGCCAGGGATGGACCTCAAGCCGCTGATCACCGAGCTGCGCGACCGGGTCTCCGAGGAGCTGGACTACGGCCTGGAGGCGGCGGCCCAGCGCACCTACGCCGAGGAGTTCGCGGACGACCCGGACGTCGTCGTGCCGGCCGTCGTCCACCAAGGGGACCAGGTGCTGATCACCGAGTGGATGGAAGGGGTCCCGCTCTCCGAGGTGATCTCGGGCGGGACGCCGGAGGAGCGGAACCGCGCCGGACAGCTGCTGTCCCGCTTCCTCTTCTCGGGCACCGCCCGTACGGGCCTGCTGCACGCCGACCCGCACCCGGGCAACTTCCGCCTGCTGACCGGCCACGCGCCCGACGGGCCGCCGGAGGAATGGCGGCTGGGGGTGCTGGACTTCGGCACGGTCGACCGGTTGCCGGACGGACTGCCGCCCACGATCGGTACGTCACTGCGGATGACCCTGGACGGCCGGGCCGAGGAGGTCTACGAGCTGCTGTGCGAGGAGGGGTTCGTCAAGGACTCGATCGAGCTGGAGCCGGAGGCGGTACTGGACTACCTCCTGCCGATCATCGAGCCGGCGCAGGCCGAGGAGTTCACCTTCACCCGCGGCTGGATGCGGCACCAGGCCGCCCGGATCGCCGACCCGCGCTCGCCCGCCCACCAGCTGGGCAAGCAGCTGAACCTGCCCCCGTCGTACCTCCTGATCCACCGCGTGACGCTGAGCACGATCGGTGTCCTGTGTCAGCTGGGTGCGACGGTCCGGCTCCGGGACGAACTCACCACCTGGCTCCCGGGCTTCGTCCACCCCGCCCCCGTCCCTGTGCCTTCCCCCGCGGCCGGCCCGGTCCCCGCCCGGACCGGCCGCGACACGGGCTCCGGCGCGGAGAAGAAGGACTCCGTGCCGGAGGGGACCGTGGAGAAGGGAACCGTGGTGAGGGGAACCGCGGTGGACGGGACCGGAGAGGAGGACACCGGGGACATCGGTGCCGAGGAAAGCTCCGCCTGA
- a CDS encoding ThiF family adenylyltransferase, whose amino-acid sequence MLKPALRQGWRDRSTVRFGVAPAHAVVVGPVDGATGSLLSLIDGTRSIDQLEREAKALQLPPDHARELVGRLDAAGLLDSPAPGAPATEALQADLPAFDRLRPDRAALSVRHRDATSADERLWARSAARVRVRGTGRVGASIAALLSAAGVGDVEVLDGGRVEPWDVLPAGFPADRVGERRDVSARRLVNAHSPWTRRPRTTTRSTWTVRPDRTAPFAQPPPSDPPAVSTRSAPSAQVTDDFSASPGEPALALTVLAPRDGLAAYAPDPRLAEPLLASGIPHLYAGVIEATGVVGPLVLPGDTACAGCWELRRTDTEPAWPRLLAQWRSGRAAPVVPACDAALATTVAGLAATQVLTFLDGYLPPCTGARTELALPCMSWDVDQIEAHPDCACGAARSPATAATSDPRPRHATMTECPRPGPKRVGGTVPA is encoded by the coding sequence ATGCTCAAACCGGCCCTGCGGCAGGGCTGGCGGGACAGGTCCACCGTGCGCTTCGGTGTCGCCCCGGCCCACGCCGTGGTGGTGGGCCCGGTGGACGGCGCGACCGGCAGCCTGCTGAGCCTGATCGACGGCACGCGCAGCATCGATCAGCTGGAGCGCGAGGCCAAGGCACTGCAGCTGCCGCCGGACCACGCCCGGGAACTCGTCGGCCGCCTGGACGCCGCCGGGCTGCTGGACTCTCCGGCTCCTGGGGCCCCGGCCACCGAAGCCCTTCAGGCCGACCTCCCCGCGTTCGACCGGCTGCGCCCGGACCGCGCCGCCCTGTCCGTACGCCATCGCGACGCGACGAGCGCCGACGAGCGGCTGTGGGCCCGCAGCGCGGCGCGGGTCCGGGTGCGCGGCACCGGCCGGGTGGGGGCATCGATCGCGGCGTTGCTCTCCGCCGCGGGGGTGGGGGACGTGGAGGTGCTGGACGGCGGCCGGGTCGAGCCGTGGGACGTGCTGCCGGCCGGCTTCCCCGCCGATCGTGTGGGCGAGCGCCGGGACGTGTCCGCCCGACGCCTGGTCAACGCACACTCCCCGTGGACACGACGCCCCCGGACGACCACCCGGAGCACGTGGACCGTCCGCCCCGACCGGACCGCTCCGTTCGCCCAGCCCCCTCCATCCGACCCGCCCGCTGTCTCCACCCGGTCTGCTCCGTCCGCCCAGGTCACCGACGACTTTTCGGCCTCACCGGGCGAGCCGGCTCTCGCCCTGACCGTGCTCGCCCCACGCGACGGTCTGGCCGCCTACGCGCCAGATCCCCGGCTCGCCGAGCCGCTCCTCGCCTCCGGCATCCCGCACTTGTACGCAGGCGTGATCGAGGCCACGGGAGTGGTGGGGCCGTTGGTGCTCCCCGGCGACACGGCCTGCGCCGGCTGCTGGGAGCTGCGCCGTACGGACACCGAGCCGGCCTGGCCGCGGCTGCTGGCCCAGTGGCGTTCCGGACGGGCCGCCCCGGTCGTGCCCGCGTGCGACGCGGCGTTGGCGACGACGGTGGCCGGACTGGCCGCGACACAGGTCCTGACCTTCCTGGACGGGTATCTGCCACCGTGTACGGGCGCGCGGACGGAGCTCGCGCTCCCCTGTATGAGCTGGGACGTCGATCAGATCGAGGCCCATCCCGACTGCGCCTGTGGCGCGGCGCGCTCCCCTGCCACCGCAGCCACCTCGGATCCTCGTCCCCGACACGCCACAATGACGGAGTGCCCCCGCCCGGGGCCGAAGCGAGTGGGAGGGACCGTGCCGGCATGA